One stretch of Zhihengliuella flava DNA includes these proteins:
- a CDS encoding phosphotransferase, translated as MKRSPMELAAIATAAVPGLSPVGVGPLADDVDDFDSALVRDAQHHQWRVRAPRHDEASMRLETELAALRAFTPGVRAALGFHIPSVAGTVRQGSLRTFVYNHLDGRSLSLDELVGEGGTTAAHVGRAIAEIHGLDDELVERADLPSYSAEQFRQRRLNALDQAATTGQIPARLLRRWEHALEDVSLWRFNPTVVHGDFHEDHLLISQGHVSAVTGWTDLHVGDPADDLAWLAAAHEQSFSDAVYEAYAEARGEKADPHIMRRAALSAEFALAQWLVKAMSTEDAERIDEAVAMLADLDQDIADYGGQPISVVEPPRVGSGPSAGSAAEAEGDGSTADAVGESSAAPDTVTSAVVELEPVDDEAEHHRGPESEPGHEVEAPPAREEDEPLNGPEQDPDAPAAPSPRDTDAGAGTIATPSDGAAEGNDAAEEGSDVAAEEITDEDSAPVGKESAPAAGQDEDATSAIPVIQLPSKRDADER; from the coding sequence GTGAAACGCTCTCCCATGGAACTTGCTGCCATCGCCACGGCCGCCGTCCCGGGCCTCTCCCCCGTGGGCGTGGGCCCCCTCGCTGACGACGTCGACGACTTCGATTCGGCGCTGGTGCGGGATGCGCAGCATCACCAGTGGCGGGTGCGCGCACCCCGTCACGATGAGGCGAGCATGCGCCTTGAGACGGAGCTTGCGGCGCTGCGGGCCTTCACGCCGGGCGTACGCGCTGCCCTCGGGTTTCACATTCCGTCCGTGGCCGGCACGGTGCGTCAGGGGTCCTTGCGGACATTCGTCTACAACCATTTGGACGGTCGGAGCCTCAGCCTCGATGAACTCGTGGGTGAGGGCGGAACAACAGCGGCGCACGTCGGCCGCGCCATCGCCGAAATCCACGGGCTCGACGATGAATTGGTCGAGCGCGCGGACCTGCCGTCCTATTCTGCTGAACAGTTCCGCCAGCGCCGGTTGAATGCCCTCGATCAGGCCGCGACGACCGGCCAGATTCCGGCTCGCTTGCTCCGCCGCTGGGAGCACGCCTTGGAGGACGTTAGCCTGTGGCGGTTCAACCCCACCGTGGTGCATGGAGATTTCCACGAGGATCACTTACTGATTTCTCAGGGCCATGTCTCCGCTGTGACGGGGTGGACCGATCTGCACGTGGGCGATCCGGCCGATGATCTGGCTTGGCTGGCCGCAGCGCATGAACAGTCATTTAGCGACGCCGTCTACGAGGCCTACGCTGAGGCCCGCGGCGAGAAGGCGGATCCGCACATCATGCGGCGAGCGGCCCTCTCGGCGGAGTTTGCGCTGGCTCAGTGGCTCGTGAAGGCGATGTCCACCGAGGACGCTGAACGGATCGACGAGGCCGTGGCTATGCTCGCGGACCTCGATCAAGATATTGCGGACTACGGGGGCCAGCCCATCAGCGTCGTGGAGCCTCCTCGCGTGGGTTCGGGCCCGTCTGCCGGCTCTGCTGCCGAAGCGGAAGGGGACGGATCCACCGCCGATGCGGTGGGCGAATCCTCTGCCGCACCGGACACCGTGACCAGCGCCGTCGTCGAGCTCGAACCGGTTGACGACGAAGCCGAGCACCACCGCGGACCGGAATCTGAACCGGGACACGAGGTGGAGGCACCCCCAGCCCGCGAGGAAGATGAGCCGCTCAATGGCCCGGAGCAGGATCCCGACGCTCCGGCCGCGCCCAGCCCACGCGACACGGACGCCGGCGCAGGCACCATCGCGACGCCCTCCGACGGCGCCGCCGAGGGCAACGACGCCGCAGAAGAGGGCAGCGACGTCGCTGCCGAGGAGATCACTGACGAGGATTCGGCCCCCGTTGGGAAAGAGTCCGCCCCGGCGGCAGGTCAGGACGAGGACGCGACCTCGGCCATCCCCGTGATTCAGCTCCCCTCAAAACGGGACGCCGACGAGCGCTAA
- the nudC gene encoding NAD(+) diphosphatase: MESTATPPRHRPASGQSQPRPDAPPYRVDRLSEERAREGWMEEVLADDRTLYLPLRPGQGALGVESLATDRALQMVERSVLPAGEPTLHVYLGRVEDLSTSPAAGRHVVAIVHPGAVWGQWKDAGHDGGARWAGLRALAPVLEAAEAELLTQATAIAAWHAGHTHCPRCGAPTTVVQSGWVRLCPQDSSQHFPRTDPAIIVSVIDDQDRILLGANARWGGQRYSTLAGFVEPGETLEAAVIREVGEEAGIVVSEPAYVSSQSWPFPASIMLAFTARATQTSVRPDGEEIIALRWFTRAELAAAVRAGDVTPPTPLSVARHLIENWYGSSLPEPQASPATDGAGPPVAGR; the protein is encoded by the coding sequence ATGGAGTCCACTGCCACGCCACCACGCCACCGCCCGGCCAGCGGCCAGTCACAACCGCGACCCGACGCACCGCCCTACCGCGTTGACCGATTGAGCGAGGAACGCGCCCGCGAGGGCTGGATGGAGGAGGTGCTCGCCGACGACCGGACGCTGTACCTGCCACTGCGCCCCGGCCAGGGCGCCCTCGGAGTGGAATCCCTCGCGACCGATCGGGCGCTGCAGATGGTGGAGCGTTCCGTGCTGCCAGCGGGCGAGCCAACCCTGCACGTCTACTTGGGTCGGGTGGAGGACTTGTCCACCTCACCTGCGGCGGGGCGGCACGTGGTCGCCATTGTTCATCCGGGCGCTGTGTGGGGCCAGTGGAAGGACGCGGGGCACGACGGCGGGGCACGGTGGGCTGGTCTGCGGGCCCTGGCGCCGGTGCTGGAAGCAGCCGAAGCGGAACTTCTCACGCAGGCCACCGCCATCGCAGCCTGGCACGCGGGCCACACCCACTGTCCACGGTGCGGCGCACCCACGACCGTCGTCCAGAGCGGGTGGGTGCGGCTCTGTCCGCAGGATTCGTCCCAGCACTTCCCGCGGACTGACCCAGCCATCATTGTGTCGGTGATCGATGACCAGGACCGAATCCTCCTCGGCGCCAATGCGCGGTGGGGTGGCCAGCGCTATTCGACCTTGGCTGGCTTCGTCGAGCCCGGGGAGACGCTGGAGGCAGCGGTCATCCGCGAGGTCGGCGAGGAAGCCGGCATCGTGGTGAGCGAGCCAGCGTACGTATCATCTCAATCGTGGCCCTTCCCTGCGTCCATCATGCTGGCCTTCACTGCGCGGGCGACGCAGACCAGCGTTCGCCCCGACGGGGAAGAAATCATCGCCCTGCGCTGGTTCACCCGTGCGGAGCTCGCCGCAGCCGTGCGTGCCGGCGACGTGACGCCTCCGACTCCGCTGTCCGTCGCGCGGCACTTGATCGAAAACTGGTACGGTAGTTCGTTGCCCGAGCCGCAGGCGTCCCCCGCGACGGACGGCGCCGGACCGCCCGTCGCCGGCCGATGA